Proteins encoded together in one Pseudomonas sp. TCU-HL1 window:
- a CDS encoding Tad domain-containing protein has product MMSPRTPGPFTGMPRHQRGAVIVLVVVALLAILAMAALALDGGHMLLNKTRLQNAVDAAALSGAKTLLQVQGSPDAARLAREAALDTLARNASASGNDELAQALAANSGFAVVTQSASVYGPFSFDGPVGESPRYVRVSVPNYPLAGIFWGVLRVIGGTNPAKAVEAIATAGPSPTSPCDLAPLMVCGNTSPGQNDPDNGMFWGYRFGDLEVLKTSKNGTSGIGPGNFQLLDFGSGGSTVREQLAGGGTLCPEIGENVATKPGNTVGPSVQGLNTRFGDYQGGNLSPEQYPPDLVVDYNKLGNGKPALEPDLDTDAVSFLGSGGGQVSTDASGNISTAAGVGLFDYNDWKTNTSACVDNPSSSGCRSNGVFERRMLKIVIGHCTGTDGGTASVRVLGFGCFFVLQPMEQHGGRAWILGQFIRECEGDDLPGPDPADETGPQIIQLYKTYIDNSRTPSSDS; this is encoded by the coding sequence ATCATGAGCCCGCGTACCCCTGGACCATTCACCGGGATGCCCCGTCACCAGCGCGGTGCGGTAATCGTGCTGGTCGTGGTGGCGCTTCTGGCTATTCTGGCCATGGCCGCCCTGGCGCTGGACGGCGGGCACATGCTGTTGAACAAGACCCGGCTGCAGAATGCAGTGGATGCGGCGGCCCTGAGCGGGGCCAAGACCCTCCTCCAGGTCCAGGGCTCGCCGGACGCCGCCCGCCTGGCGCGGGAAGCGGCGCTGGACACCCTGGCGCGGAACGCCAGCGCCAGCGGCAATGACGAGTTGGCCCAGGCCCTGGCTGCCAATTCCGGCTTTGCCGTGGTGACGCAGTCAGCCAGCGTATACGGGCCTTTCTCCTTCGACGGCCCCGTGGGCGAGAGTCCTCGCTATGTTCGAGTGTCGGTACCGAACTATCCGCTGGCGGGTATCTTCTGGGGCGTCCTGCGGGTGATTGGTGGTACCAACCCGGCAAAGGCCGTCGAGGCAATCGCTACCGCCGGCCCGAGCCCGACCAGTCCCTGCGATCTGGCGCCGCTGATGGTCTGTGGCAATACCAGCCCTGGCCAGAACGATCCGGACAACGGCATGTTCTGGGGCTATCGCTTTGGCGACCTGGAGGTGTTGAAGACTTCGAAGAACGGCACCTCGGGAATCGGGCCCGGAAATTTTCAACTGCTGGACTTCGGTTCCGGCGGCAGCACTGTCAGGGAGCAGTTGGCGGGGGGCGGAACCCTCTGCCCGGAGATCGGCGAAAATGTGGCCACCAAGCCCGGCAATACCGTAGGCCCTTCCGTGCAGGGTTTGAACACCCGTTTCGGCGACTACCAGGGAGGCAACCTGAGTCCGGAGCAGTACCCCCCGGACCTGGTCGTCGACTACAACAAGCTAGGCAATGGCAAGCCCGCGCTGGAACCTGATCTCGACACCGATGCCGTGTCCTTCCTCGGTTCGGGTGGCGGGCAGGTATCCACGGACGCCTCCGGCAACATCAGCACGGCGGCGGGCGTCGGGCTCTTCGACTACAACGACTGGAAAACCAATACCTCGGCATGCGTCGATAACCCCTCCAGTTCCGGTTGCCGGAGCAATGGGGTTTTTGAGCGGCGCATGCTGAAGATCGTCATCGGCCACTGCACGGGCACCGATGGCGGCACGGCCTCGGTGCGCGTGCTCGGCTTCGGCTGCTTCTTCGTGCTGCAACCGATGGAGCAGCACGGCGGGCGGGCCTGGATCCTCGGCCAGTTCATCCGCGAGTGCGAGGGCGATGACCTGCCCGGGCCAGATCCCGCCGATGAAACCGGCCCGCAGATCATCCAGCTGTACAAGACCTACATCGACAACAGCCGGACACCGAGCAGCGACTCGTAG
- a CDS encoding HU family DNA-binding protein yields the protein MEWSNTMAITKDQLISDIAEATDTTKASVRAVLEQLSEIVSDSLENSDEITLPGIGKLKVGERPARTGRNPQTGKTIEIAAKKVVKFVPAKALTDTVNK from the coding sequence ATTGAATGGAGCAACACCATGGCAATCACCAAAGACCAGCTGATCTCTGACATCGCAGAAGCCACCGACACCACCAAGGCGTCCGTGCGCGCCGTACTGGAGCAGCTCAGCGAAATCGTCAGCGATTCCCTGGAAAACAGTGATGAGATCACCCTGCCGGGCATCGGCAAGCTGAAGGTCGGCGAGCGCCCCGCCCGCACCGGCCGAAACCCGCAGACCGGCAAGACCATCGAGATCGCCGCGAAGAAAGTGGTCAAGTTCGTACCGGCCAAGGCCCTGACCGACACGGTCAACAAGTAA
- a CDS encoding CpaF family protein, producing the protein MLSEFRNRLRQPAGSKGQQPATTETEEPASALMAWEVSAPDTLYETRTQLNPVEAEWREKIYQQLLKVMDLSLLDSLEPAEAARQIREICLRLLDEHSAPVNSGCRQLIIKQITDEVLGLGPLEPLLADHSVSDILVNGHASVYVERHGKLQRTDVRFRDDQHLLNIIDRIVSSLGRRIDESSPLVDARLKDGSRVNAIIPPLAIDGPSLSIRRFAVDLLNAESLVQMGTLTPAIALVLKAIVRGRLNMLVSGGTGTGKTTMLNVLSSFIPHNERIVTIEDSAELQLQQPHTVRLETRPANIEGRGEVNQRELVRNSLRMRPDRIVIGEVRGGEALDMLTAMNTGHDGSLTTIHANTARDALGRIENMVSMTGATFPIKALRQQIASAIDVVIQLERQEDGRRRLVSVQEINGMEGDIITMTEIFAFERRGIGEHGEVLGDHRPSGMIPAFRDVLAKRGIELPLNLFRPEWMEG; encoded by the coding sequence ATGCTCAGCGAATTTCGCAATCGTCTGCGTCAGCCTGCCGGATCGAAAGGCCAGCAGCCAGCAACTACCGAGACCGAGGAACCCGCCAGCGCCTTGATGGCCTGGGAGGTCAGTGCCCCGGATACCTTGTACGAGACTAGGACCCAACTCAATCCGGTTGAAGCCGAGTGGCGGGAGAAGATCTACCAGCAGTTGCTCAAGGTAATGGACTTGTCCTTGCTGGATTCCCTCGAGCCCGCCGAGGCCGCACGGCAAATTCGGGAGATCTGCCTGCGCCTGCTGGACGAGCACTCGGCTCCGGTGAACTCCGGCTGTCGCCAACTGATCATCAAACAGATCACTGACGAGGTACTCGGTCTCGGGCCGCTGGAGCCCTTGCTGGCCGATCACAGTGTGTCCGACATCCTGGTCAACGGACATGCTTCGGTGTACGTCGAGCGCCATGGCAAGCTGCAGCGTACCGATGTTCGCTTTCGCGACGACCAGCACCTGTTGAACATCATCGACCGTATCGTCTCCAGCCTGGGGCGGCGCATCGACGAGTCGTCGCCCCTGGTGGATGCGCGGCTGAAAGACGGTTCGCGGGTCAACGCTATCATCCCGCCGCTGGCCATCGACGGGCCGAGCCTGTCGATTCGGCGGTTCGCGGTCGACCTGCTGAACGCTGAAAGTCTGGTCCAGATGGGCACCCTGACGCCGGCCATCGCCCTGGTGCTCAAGGCGATCGTGCGCGGCCGCCTAAACATGCTGGTGTCCGGCGGTACCGGCACCGGCAAGACCACCATGCTCAACGTGCTGTCCAGCTTCATCCCGCACAACGAACGCATCGTCACCATCGAGGACTCCGCTGAATTGCAGCTGCAGCAGCCGCACACGGTGCGTCTGGAAACCCGGCCGGCGAACATCGAGGGCCGCGGCGAGGTGAACCAGCGCGAACTGGTGCGCAACAGCCTGCGGATGCGCCCGGATCGCATCGTCATTGGCGAGGTGCGGGGGGGCGAGGCGCTGGACATGCTGACGGCGATGAATACCGGCCACGACGGTTCCCTCACCACCATCCACGCCAACACCGCGCGCGATGCCCTGGGGCGGATCGAGAACATGGTGTCGATGACCGGCGCCACCTTCCCGATAAAGGCCCTGCGCCAGCAGATCGCCTCGGCGATCGATGTCGTGATCCAGTTGGAACGGCAGGAAGACGGCAGGCGGCGCCTGGTCAGCGTGCAGGAAATCAATGGCATGGAGGGCGACATCATCACCATGACCGAGATCTTCGCGTTCGAGCGCCGGGGCATCGGCGAGCACGGGGAGGTGCTGGGCGACCATCGGCCCAGTGGCATGATTCCGGCCTTCCGCGATGTGCTGGCCAAGCGTGGCATCGAGCTGCCGCTGAACCTGTTCCGTCCGGAGTGGATGGAGGGCTGA
- a CDS encoding AAA family ATPase translates to MLNIRGASTVHPVGQQGQRLLISSRDAAALRHLQGCCQRLPGLLVSTRLVTNGHTDPLYGLEQMPDFLLLRVSHLWREELAALLQRPAQERPPLLVCGPLNERDGIRLAMQAGARDFLPEPVAEEELRAALGRMLVESRSGGSTGGKLIAVMNAKGGSGATLLACNLAQQLSAAGKGTLLLDLDLQFGSVSHYLDVRAFHSHLDVLQQVDELDGVALRGFCSHFSPELHVLGGRSSELCLSQDVRLEQLESLLRLARTTYDWVVVDLPRQIDHITGVTLEQADRVYIVVQQSLSHLKDATRLVRILRDDLGVQGNRLQVVVNRYNKASPVTLKDIAEALRCADLQKLPNEYAVVSESQNTGVPLALSAPRAPVTLALRELSQELLGTETATQGLLKRTFGRLFRG, encoded by the coding sequence ATGCTGAACATCAGAGGCGCCTCGACCGTCCACCCGGTAGGACAACAGGGCCAGCGGCTGTTGATCAGCAGCCGCGACGCGGCGGCACTGCGTCATCTCCAGGGGTGCTGCCAGCGCCTGCCGGGCCTGCTGGTGAGCACGCGCCTGGTGACCAACGGACATACCGACCCGCTCTACGGGCTGGAGCAGATGCCCGACTTCCTGCTCCTGCGCGTCAGCCATCTCTGGCGCGAAGAACTGGCGGCCCTGCTGCAGCGTCCCGCGCAGGAGCGTCCGCCCCTGCTGGTGTGCGGCCCGCTAAACGAGCGTGATGGCATACGCCTGGCCATGCAGGCCGGCGCACGTGACTTCCTGCCCGAACCCGTCGCGGAAGAAGAGTTGCGCGCGGCCCTCGGTCGCATGCTGGTGGAGTCCCGTAGTGGTGGCTCCACGGGCGGCAAGCTCATCGCTGTGATGAATGCCAAGGGCGGATCCGGGGCGACCCTGCTGGCCTGCAATCTCGCCCAACAGCTCAGCGCCGCGGGCAAGGGCACCTTGTTGCTGGACCTGGACCTGCAGTTCGGCAGCGTCTCCCATTATCTGGATGTGCGGGCCTTCCACAGCCACCTGGATGTATTGCAGCAGGTCGACGAACTGGACGGCGTGGCGTTGCGAGGTTTCTGCAGCCACTTCAGTCCGGAGCTGCACGTGCTCGGTGGGCGCTCCAGTGAACTCTGTCTGTCCCAGGACGTGCGGCTGGAGCAATTGGAAAGCCTGTTGCGATTGGCTCGAACCACCTATGACTGGGTCGTGGTGGATCTGCCAAGACAGATCGACCATATCACCGGGGTCACCCTGGAGCAGGCCGATCGGGTGTACATCGTGGTGCAGCAAAGTCTGAGCCATCTGAAGGATGCCACGCGCCTGGTGCGAATCCTGCGGGACGACCTCGGGGTGCAGGGAAACCGCCTGCAGGTGGTGGTCAACCGTTACAACAAGGCTTCGCCCGTGACGCTGAAGGATATAGCAGAGGCATTGCGCTGCGCGGACTTGCAGAAGTTGCCCAATGAGTATGCGGTGGTGAGTGAAAGCCAGAATACCGGCGTGCCGCTGGCCCTGAGTGCGCCGCGGGCGCCGGTAACCCTGGCATTGCGTGAACTGAGCCAGGAGTTGCTCGGCACGGAAACTGCCACCCAGGGCTTGCTGAAACGTACCTTCGGCCGATTGTTCAGGGGATAG
- a CDS encoding type II and III secretion system protein family protein, with translation MQNIRKVGTLALLLLAWTLQPAPLDAAQPPVMAAPMPTASTGRIQVPIYKARILTTRAPVKRISVGNPQVADLLMTSPTQLYLLGRSLGSTNVLLWDNSNRLIDSLDLDVVHDLGGLKEKLHQLMPNERIEVFSAQGSLVLRGQVSSASAMDTAVKVAKTYAAQSASVVQGEGEEAQAAPTQSLEVINLLSVGGSQQVMLEVKVAEMQRSLFKSLDVRFNALDFGSSSRWSTGGFNNGQGLGFDADGNINPTTLFGSGKGFLAQFLSDEFLFNVVLEAAKDNGSAKVLAEPTLTTLSGQQAEFISGGEFPVPITEDDGITIEFKEFGVGVKFMPVVLDAGRINLNLNVSVSELSNANALALDTGLESILGQGVTQVIPSLTKRSAQSTVELGNGQTIAIAGLISENTRDFVSKFPGLGDLPVLGHLFRSQQFQNGETELVILVTPHLAKPIDAKTVRLPTEKFVEPSDLDFYLLGKTKGREPGRAVPVSLGVSEGRFGHDLN, from the coding sequence ATGCAAAACATTCGGAAAGTTGGAACCCTGGCGCTGCTCCTGCTGGCCTGGACCCTGCAGCCGGCCCCCCTGGATGCGGCGCAGCCACCGGTAATGGCCGCGCCCATGCCGACGGCCAGTACCGGCCGGATCCAGGTGCCGATCTACAAGGCACGCATCCTCACCACCCGGGCGCCGGTCAAGCGCATCTCGGTGGGCAACCCGCAGGTGGCCGACCTGCTCATGACCAGCCCGACCCAGCTCTATCTGCTGGGGCGCTCCCTGGGCAGCACCAACGTGCTGCTCTGGGACAACAGCAACCGCCTGATCGACAGCCTCGACCTGGACGTGGTGCACGACCTCGGTGGGCTCAAGGAAAAGCTGCACCAACTGATGCCCAACGAGCGCATCGAAGTGTTCAGCGCCCAGGGCTCCCTGGTGCTGCGTGGCCAGGTCAGCAGCGCATCGGCCATGGATACGGCGGTGAAGGTGGCCAAGACCTACGCTGCGCAGAGCGCCAGCGTTGTCCAGGGCGAAGGCGAGGAAGCCCAGGCAGCGCCAACTCAGTCCCTGGAGGTGATCAACCTGCTCAGCGTCGGCGGTAGCCAGCAGGTGATGCTGGAGGTGAAGGTGGCGGAGATGCAGCGCAGCCTGTTCAAGAGCCTGGACGTGCGCTTCAACGCTCTGGACTTCGGCTCCTCCAGCCGCTGGTCCACTGGTGGCTTCAACAATGGACAGGGGCTCGGCTTCGATGCTGATGGCAACATCAATCCGACCACCCTGTTCGGCAGTGGCAAGGGCTTCCTGGCCCAGTTCCTTTCGGACGAGTTCCTCTTCAACGTGGTGCTGGAGGCGGCCAAGGACAATGGTTCGGCCAAGGTGCTGGCCGAACCCACCCTCACCACCCTGAGCGGGCAGCAGGCGGAATTCATCTCCGGCGGCGAGTTCCCGGTGCCCATCACCGAGGACGACGGCATCACTATCGAGTTCAAGGAATTTGGCGTCGGGGTGAAGTTCATGCCCGTGGTGCTGGACGCCGGGCGCATCAACCTCAACCTCAATGTGTCGGTCAGCGAGCTGTCCAACGCCAACGCCCTGGCCCTGGATACCGGGCTGGAGAGCATCCTTGGTCAGGGGGTCACCCAGGTGATCCCCTCGCTGACCAAGCGCAGCGCGCAGTCCACGGTCGAGCTGGGCAATGGCCAGACCATCGCCATCGCCGGCCTGATCAGCGAGAACACCCGGGACTTCGTCAGCAAGTTCCCGGGGCTAGGCGACCTGCCGGTGCTCGGCCACCTGTTCCGCAGCCAGCAGTTCCAGAATGGCGAAACCGAGCTGGTGATCCTGGTCACTCCGCATCTGGCCAAGCCCATCGACGCCAAGACCGTGCGCCTGCCCACCGAGAAGTTCGTCGAGCCCAGTGACCTGGATTTCTACCTGCTGGGCAAGACCAAGGGACGTGAGCCCGGCAGGGCGGTCCCGGTCAGCCTCGGCGTCAGCGAAGGCCGCTTCGGCCACGATCTCAACTAG
- a CDS encoding tetratricopeptide repeat protein encodes MNRTSLLLATLAVLSGCQSMGPEKVSGIQSVYRGDNSVLYQVQTQADSPDQAMLMAARSYQVGELDQALFQYLRAIELDPKRYAALVWIGRIHRERGNTQLAEMAFADVLASDPDNLDALGESGLLNLSIRHHEKAQEFLLRAVGEDQRRLGGSAKVSLADVARLKVDSKSPVRVYNGLGVLADLREDFSVSEGFYRLAMQIDPRSPLVQNSLGYSYYLGGKWPEAEQAYKRGISNDPSYESLWRNYGLLLARMGRYEEAISAFEQVEKRAEASNDVGYICLVEGKLDEAEQFFRSAIDQSPAHYETAWDNLNRVQQIRRLRGLGSNSTVGEPVAVIPGAEVAPVALP; translated from the coding sequence ATGAACAGAACCAGTCTGCTGTTAGCCACGCTGGCTGTGTTGTCCGGGTGCCAGAGCATGGGGCCGGAGAAAGTCAGCGGGATCCAGTCGGTCTACCGTGGTGACAACTCAGTGCTCTATCAGGTACAGACCCAGGCCGACTCCCCGGACCAGGCCATGCTGATGGCAGCCAGGTCCTACCAGGTCGGAGAGCTGGATCAGGCGCTGTTCCAGTACCTGCGCGCCATCGAACTGGACCCGAAGCGTTATGCGGCGCTGGTCTGGATAGGACGTATCCATCGTGAGCGGGGCAATACCCAGTTGGCCGAAATGGCTTTCGCCGATGTGCTGGCCAGCGACCCGGATAATCTCGACGCCCTTGGCGAGTCGGGTCTGCTCAATCTTTCCATTCGTCATCACGAGAAAGCCCAGGAGTTCCTGCTCAGGGCCGTGGGGGAAGATCAGCGCCGCTTGGGCGGCAGCGCCAAGGTGAGCCTCGCCGATGTCGCCCGGCTCAAGGTCGACAGTAAATCCCCGGTGCGGGTCTACAACGGATTGGGCGTGCTTGCGGACCTGCGCGAGGATTTCTCGGTTTCCGAAGGCTTCTATCGACTTGCGATGCAGATCGACCCCCGCTCGCCGCTGGTGCAGAACAGCCTGGGTTATTCCTATTACCTGGGTGGCAAGTGGCCTGAAGCCGAGCAGGCCTACAAGCGCGGCATCAGCAATGACCCGTCCTACGAGTCGCTCTGGCGCAACTACGGCCTGCTGCTGGCGCGCATGGGGCGCTACGAGGAGGCGATTTCGGCATTCGAGCAGGTGGAGAAACGCGCCGAGGCGAGCAACGACGTCGGCTACATCTGCCTGGTAGAAGGCAAGCTGGATGAGGCGGAGCAATTCTTCCGCAGCGCCATCGACCAGTCGCCCGCGCACTATGAAACCGCCTGGGACAACCTCAATCGGGTTCAGCAGATTCGCCGGCTTAGGGGGTTGGGAAGCAACTCGACGGTGGGAGAACCAGTGGCAGTGATACCAGGCGCCGAGGTGGCACCGGTCGCCTTGCCCTGA
- a CDS encoding type II secretion system F family protein, with product MDYLLGLISGAVGDQQLGRLIFLGAVCLSAILAAVTLGMLVFGLQSPVQRRLAMIKRGHGDLVAGQRPPGNLQLLLEQVGQRLASGEEGKASATRMLLMHAGYRSASAVQVYWAIRLLMPLLLLGISLLALPLMPKLSLTIVLLLAAVAVGVGWLVPAVVVEKRKEARINRLRVAFPDALDLMVVCVESGLALPQAIERVAEEMAVSHSELAEELALVNAEIRAGIPSAQALKNLAERTGLEDVQGLVSLLAQSIRFGTSVADTLRIYAEEFRDRRTQAAEEQAAKIGTKLVFPLIFCLWPSFFLVAIGPAVVGVLKVFGKL from the coding sequence ATGGACTATCTGCTTGGCCTGATCAGTGGTGCGGTGGGTGACCAGCAACTGGGGCGCCTGATTTTCCTCGGAGCCGTTTGCCTCAGTGCGATCCTGGCTGCAGTTACTCTCGGCATGCTGGTGTTCGGCCTGCAGAGCCCGGTGCAGCGGCGCCTGGCCATGATCAAGCGCGGCCATGGCGATCTGGTGGCCGGGCAGCGTCCTCCCGGGAACTTGCAATTGTTGCTGGAGCAGGTGGGCCAGCGCCTGGCCAGTGGCGAAGAGGGCAAAGCTTCCGCCACTCGAATGCTGCTAATGCACGCCGGCTACCGATCCGCCTCGGCGGTGCAGGTGTACTGGGCCATTCGCCTGCTCATGCCACTGCTGCTGCTGGGTATTTCGCTGCTGGCACTTCCTTTGATGCCGAAGCTGTCCCTCACAATTGTGCTGCTGCTGGCAGCGGTCGCCGTGGGGGTGGGCTGGCTGGTCCCGGCCGTAGTCGTGGAAAAGCGCAAGGAAGCCCGAATCAATCGCCTTCGCGTGGCCTTCCCCGATGCTCTGGACCTGATGGTGGTCTGCGTAGAGTCCGGTCTGGCCTTGCCCCAGGCCATCGAGCGGGTGGCCGAGGAAATGGCGGTGAGTCATTCGGAGTTGGCCGAGGAACTGGCCCTGGTCAATGCGGAAATCCGCGCTGGTATTCCCAGTGCTCAAGCGCTCAAGAACCTGGCTGAGCGAACCGGTCTTGAGGATGTGCAGGGGCTGGTCAGCCTGCTGGCGCAGAGTATCCGCTTCGGCACCAGCGTTGCCGATACGCTGCGTATCTATGCGGAGGAGTTTCGCGACCGTCGGACCCAGGCGGCCGAAGAGCAAGCAGCAAAAATCGGTACCAAGCTGGTTTTCCCACTAATCTTCTGCCTGTGGCCGAGCTTTTTCCTGGTGGCCATAGGACCCGCTGTTGTTGGAGTCCTCAAAGTATTCGGGAAGCTATGA
- a CDS encoding TadE/TadG family type IV pilus assembly protein, protein MGPHAGKGPQGQRGVAMVEFTIALPLLLLLLLAIGEFGRLLFQYNSLLQANRDAVRYVAGKAWNRTLGQVDLSAGLQAETKNLAVYGVPVAQTGAQPVVPGLTTANVQVSAVAGTTDHVQVSISYSFQPLIGSGIPALVGSQVRLDFPLVATSVMRAL, encoded by the coding sequence ATGGGACCTCATGCAGGCAAGGGCCCGCAAGGCCAGCGCGGGGTAGCGATGGTGGAGTTCACTATTGCGCTGCCGCTGCTGCTCCTGCTGCTGCTGGCCATCGGCGAGTTCGGTCGGCTGCTGTTCCAGTACAACAGCCTGCTGCAGGCCAATCGCGATGCGGTTCGCTATGTGGCCGGCAAGGCATGGAACCGGACCCTTGGACAAGTTGACCTGAGTGCCGGTCTGCAGGCGGAAACCAAGAACCTGGCCGTTTACGGCGTACCCGTGGCGCAGACCGGTGCGCAGCCGGTGGTGCCGGGGCTAACTACCGCCAATGTCCAGGTTTCCGCAGTGGCCGGCACCACTGACCACGTGCAGGTGAGCATCAGCTACAGCTTCCAGCCGTTGATCGGCAGCGGCATTCCTGCGCTGGTCGGTAGCCAGGTCCGCCTGGACTTTCCGCTGGTCGCTACCTCCGTCATGAGGGCGCTGTGA
- a CDS encoding type II secretion system F family protein yields the protein MNQIPSEYILAFLGMVFIAVFLLSQGLVVPVFGEASKVRKRIRSRLDLLEHASNLPNMQTVLRQKYLKRLSPLEASLEQLMFMERLAQMIEQSGHEYRSYRVLLLGLLLAVASGIGVWFALKLWWAGLIVASLVFWLPIIKIASDRNKRFAAFEEGLPDALDAMCRALRAGHPFNETLRLVAEEHKGPVAHEFGQTFADINYGNDVRRAMLGLLERMPSMTVMMLVTSILIHRESGGNLTEVLERLASLIRARFRFQRKVKTLSAEGRMSAWVLVAVPFVLCAGIMLTTPSYIPLLLKEPMGQKMVMAAFVAMLLGIFWIRRIIRIQV from the coding sequence ATGAACCAGATTCCGTCCGAGTACATCCTGGCCTTTCTCGGCATGGTGTTCATTGCGGTGTTCCTGCTCAGTCAGGGGCTGGTGGTGCCGGTGTTCGGCGAGGCCAGCAAGGTGCGCAAGCGCATCCGCTCGCGGCTGGACCTGCTCGAACATGCCAGCAACCTGCCGAACATGCAGACGGTGCTGCGGCAGAAGTACCTGAAGCGCCTTTCGCCCTTGGAGGCCAGCCTGGAGCAGTTGATGTTCATGGAGCGCCTGGCGCAGATGATCGAGCAGTCCGGGCATGAGTACCGCTCCTACCGGGTGTTGCTGCTTGGCCTGCTCCTGGCGGTCGCCTCCGGTATAGGAGTCTGGTTCGCGCTGAAGCTCTGGTGGGCGGGGCTGATCGTTGCGTCGCTGGTGTTCTGGCTGCCGATCATCAAGATTGCCAGTGACCGCAACAAGCGTTTCGCTGCTTTCGAAGAGGGCTTGCCGGATGCCCTCGATGCCATGTGCCGCGCCCTGCGTGCCGGTCACCCCTTCAACGAAACGCTGCGCCTGGTGGCCGAAGAGCACAAGGGCCCGGTCGCCCATGAATTTGGTCAGACTTTTGCCGACATCAACTATGGCAATGATGTGCGCCGGGCCATGCTCGGTCTGCTGGAGCGGATGCCGAGCATGACGGTGATGATGCTGGTGACCTCGATCCTGATTCACCGGGAGTCCGGCGGCAATCTGACCGAGGTGCTGGAGCGTCTGGCCAGCCTTATCCGGGCGCGCTTTCGCTTTCAGCGCAAGGTCAAGACGCTGTCCGCCGAAGGGCGGATGTCGGCCTGGGTGCTGGTTGCAGTTCCCTTCGTGCTGTGCGCCGGGATCATGCTGACAACACCCTCCTACATACCTTTGCTGCTCAAGGAGCCCATGGGTCAGAAGATGGTGATGGCGGCTTTCGTCGCCATGCTGTTGGGCATCTTCTGGATTCGCAGGATCATTCGGATCCAGGTCTGA
- a CDS encoding substrate-binding periplasmic protein, translated as MPVAEFKENRLVGGIIHDLIERLSQRLDVPAQIQVLPRNRVELALKQGEIDVRCYISPKWIANSEEYLWSVPFIQQRDLIVARSASEQLSSPDKLSGQSIGTVLGYTYPRLQQLFDHGDLRRDEARNQELVLQKLLAGRYQYAVSNELALEWFNRDLPNTDHLVNAGILEEEPVSCLVRNDPALPAQRILRTLLQMKESGEIEEILARYR; from the coding sequence ATGCCCGTGGCCGAGTTCAAGGAAAATCGCCTCGTCGGCGGCATCATCCATGACCTGATCGAGCGCCTGTCGCAACGACTCGACGTGCCGGCGCAAATCCAGGTATTGCCGCGCAATCGCGTAGAGCTGGCCTTGAAACAGGGCGAGATCGATGTGCGCTGCTACATCAGCCCAAAATGGATCGCCAACAGCGAGGAGTACCTCTGGAGCGTGCCCTTCATCCAACAAAGGGACTTGATCGTGGCACGCTCAGCCAGTGAGCAACTGTCCAGCCCGGACAAGCTATCCGGCCAAAGCATCGGCACTGTGCTGGGCTACACCTATCCACGCCTGCAGCAGCTGTTCGATCACGGTGACTTGCGGCGCGACGAAGCACGCAACCAGGAACTCGTCCTGCAGAAGCTGCTGGCGGGTCGCTATCAATATGCAGTGAGCAATGAGCTGGCGCTCGAATGGTTCAACCGGGATCTGCCTAACACGGACCACCTGGTGAACGCCGGCATCCTCGAGGAAGAGCCCGTGAGCTGCCTGGTGCGCAACGACCCGGCACTGCCGGCGCAGCGCATTTTGCGCACACTGTTGCAGATGAAGGAGTCAGGGGAAATCGAGGAGATACTGGCGCGCTACCGTTGA
- a CDS encoding TadE/TadG family type IV pilus assembly protein, translated as MNMHRMRGVYVVEFAVIGLLLFILLFAVLEMGRLYFTVNALNETVRRGARLAAVCDIRDPRILRRAIFNAATDSGASSLIGSLDTADLTLTYLDENGATVASPDDLSGATGFRAIRFVQLRLQNFSFDLLIPVLGGSITLQEFRSTFPRESLGRHAEADALPEITPC; from the coding sequence ATGAACATGCATCGGATGCGCGGGGTGTACGTGGTGGAGTTCGCCGTCATCGGGCTGTTGTTGTTCATCCTGCTTTTTGCTGTTCTGGAAATGGGGCGCCTGTACTTCACCGTCAATGCCCTAAATGAAACCGTGCGTCGCGGCGCCCGTCTGGCAGCGGTGTGCGATATCCGCGATCCGCGCATCCTGCGCCGTGCAATCTTCAATGCCGCGACGGACAGCGGTGCCAGCAGCCTGATCGGCAGTCTGGATACGGCTGATCTGACCTTGACTTACCTGGACGAGAACGGTGCGACCGTCGCCAGTCCGGACGACCTGAGCGGTGCCACGGGATTCCGCGCCATCCGCTTTGTCCAGTTGCGGCTGCAGAACTTCAGTTTCGACCTGTTGATCCCGGTGCTTGGCGGGAGCATCACATTGCAGGAGTTCAGGTCGACCTTCCCCCGTGAAAGCCTCGGCCGCCATGCCGAGGCGGACGCCTTACCGGAGATCACGCCATGCTGA